From a region of the Salinispira pacifica genome:
- a CDS encoding cation transporter — MLFKKKESKNEPIIETKQALLDVDGATCTSCVYTIEHVGRKMKGVKECYVDRNTSQIQLEYDGEQSTLDDIIQLVDKIGYTAVVNQADLSSLDNDQ; from the coding sequence ATGTTATTCAAGAAAAAAGAGTCGAAAAACGAACCGATTATTGAAACCAAACAGGCACTACTGGATGTAGACGGCGCAACCTGTACAAGCTGTGTGTACACCATCGAACATGTGGGCAGAAAGATGAAGGGTGTGAAAGAATGCTACGTGGACAGAAACACATCACAAATTCAGCTTGAATATGACGGTGAACAGTCCACCCTTGACGATATTATTCAGCTGGTGGACAAGATCGGGTACACCGCAGTAGTCAACCAGGCGGATTTATCCAGTCTGGACAATGACCAATAA